ATCGCCGAGTCCTGGTTGGCCATGGACGCGACCCGCGCGTCCTCCTGCGGGCCCTTGGCGACCTGGTCGTTGCCGTAGGTGGCCGGGTCGTAGTCCTTCAGGTACTGCTGGAGGTCGTAGCCCCCGGTGACGAAGGCCTCGCACCCCTCGGAGACGGCGTCGATCATCCCCTTCACCTTGATGATCTTCGGCGCGTTTCCGCCGGCGGCCAGCGCGGCCTTGAACTCGGCCCAGGTGGTGACGGTGTAGATGTGCTCGGCGTCGGCCGCCGACCCACCGGTGGTGCCACCTTCCGCCGAGCCCCACCCGTCACCGGCGCCGAGCACCTGCCGGCCGAGATCACGGCCCTGGCCCTGGGCCTGGGCGACACCGGTACCGGCGACCCCGAGCACGAGCGCGGTGCAGCCGACGACGGATGTCATGACATGGGCATGCCAGATACGAGGACGCATGTGTGCGGTTCCTTTCAAAGCAAAGGGGGATGTTGAGCGCCGCCCCGTCAGGGGCGCGGGGCTGTGTTCATGTGCGGCTCCGCCGCGTGGGCGCGACCACCCACAACGGACCCGCAGCCGAAAACCGGCCTACGAGCGGAGCACTACGCTTCCGGCCAGCTGATCCAGGAGTCGGGCACCTCTTCGTCGAGACGGCGCACGTCACGACGCGCGAGCACCCGACGGCGCAGCAACTCACCCGCGACCAGCCGGGCCACGGCAATCGCCCCCGGCGGGTTGAAGTGCGTGTTGTCCTGCTCGGTCGCGGTCCAGTTGAAGTACTTCTTGGTCTCCTCGACCCCGAGCTGCTGCCACAACGCGATGGACAGCGCCTGGATGTCGAGGACGGCGACACCCTCCTCCGCGGCGAGAGCGAGCGCCGCTGCCGGATAGTCGCCGTGGGTCGGCACGGCGTTGCCGCTCGCGTCGAACTTTCTGCGCTCGACGGAGGTGGCGAGCACCGGCCTGGCGCCCCGCGCCCGCGCACCGTCGATGTACTGGCGCAGGTGGTCCTGGTACGTCGTCCACGGCTCGGTGTACCGCGTGGGATCGGCGATCTTGGAGTCGTTGTGCCCGAACTGGATGACGAGGAAGTCCCCGGGCCGGATCGCCCCGAGGATGACGTCGAGCCGCCCCTCGTCGATGAAACTCTTCGAACTACGCCCGTTCACGGCGTGGTTGGAGACCGCGATCCCCTTCCCGAGGAAGAACGGCAGCGCCATCCCCCACCCCGTCTCGGGCGCGGCGTCGGCGTACTTCTGAGCGGCGGTGGAGTCGCCGGCGATGTAGAGGGTGCGCTGTCGCCGGGGCCCGCCGGAGGCCGCCGCGGCGGACGCGGGCCCGGTGGCGGCGACGGCGAGCGGAAGGGCGGCAAGAGCCGCGGTGCTGACCTGTCTACGAGTGAGCGACACGTGCGGGTGCCTTCCAGTAGGGCCCCGCGCCCCGTCTTTCAGGGGCGCGGGGCAACTGCGCGACCAGCCACAACCAACCCGCAGCCGGCCACGAATCGAACCGGACCGAGCTCTCAGCCCTTCTTCTGCTCATTCCACTCGGCCTGCGCCGTGTTCAGCTGCTCGGCCAGCGAGTCCAGGAACTCCTTCGCCGTGCTCTGCCCGTCCATCACCTTCTGGAAGGCGGGCTCGTTGTCGGCCTTGGAGATCGTGTTCCAGTCCGGCAGGTAGTACGGCAGCTGCACGATCGTCGTCGACCCGTCGCTCAGCGCGGCGGCGGCCAGCTTCGTCGGCTCGGCCTCGGAGATCCACGCGTCCTTCGCGGCGTCGTTGTTCGACGGCACCTGCCCGGCCGACTTGTTGAACTTGGAGTTCTCCTCGTGCGAGGTCGCGAACTCGATGAACTTCCAGGCGGCCTCCTTGTTCTTCGAGCTCTTGAACATGCCGAGCCCGTCGACCGGGTTGGACACCTGGACGCGCTTGCCACCGGGGCCGGTCGGCTGCGGGATGCCCCGGAACTTGTCGCCGAACGCCTTCACGTGGTCCTGGTAGGAGCCCAGGTTGTGGTTGAGCATGCCGATCGTGCCGGAGTCGAACTGCGCGACCATCTTGGTGAAGTCGTTGTTGAGGTCGGCCGCGGGCGTGACCTTCTTGTAGAGGCCCACGTACTTCTCCAGGGCCTCGACGTTCTTCGGGTCGTTCACGGTGGTCTTCTCACCGCTCGCGTCCCAGAACGAGGTGATCCCGGACTGCCCGTACATCGCGTCCAGCGCCTGCGCGATGGAGCCGGCGCCGCCGCGGATGGTGTAGCCGAACTTGTTCTTGTCCTTGTCGGTGAGCTTCTCGGCGGCCTCGTAGAACTTGTCCCAGTCCGTCGGATCGGCCAAGCCCGCCGCCTTGAAGAGGTCGGTGCGGTAGTAGAGGACACCGTTGTTGGCGGAGGTCGGGATCGAGTACAGGGCGTCGCCACCGCCGGCGGACTTCAGCGACTCGACCATCGCCTCGTTGAGCTTGCCGCTGAGGGAGGACTTGGAGAGCCGGTTGTCGAGGGGCTCCAGCGCGCCCTGCGCGGCGAACCCGGCGGCCATGGCCGCGCCGACACCGCCGACGTCCGGCAGGCCGCCGCCCTGGATGGCGGTGTCGACCTTGGACTGGTACTCGGTGGCGGCGATCCCGACGTACTCGACCTTGATGTCCGGGTTGGCCTTCTCGAAGTCGGCGATGATCTCCTTCCAGATCTCGGTGCGGACACCGCCGTTGTTGTCCCAGAAGAGAACCTTGCCCTTGCCGCTGCCCTCGGAGCCCTTGTCCCCGCCCGCGCCGCTGCCGTCGTCACCGCAGGCGGTGGCGGTCAGGGCGAGGACGGATCCGAGGGCGACGGCCACGGCGGCACGCCTGCTTCTGCGAATGCTGATCTTCATTGAACGGCTCTCTTCTTCTGGATACGAGGGTTATGAAGTTGTGGGGGGTCTGTGCTGTCTCCGGGGCGGACTCAGTGGCCGGCGCGACCGCGATGCGGCGCCCAGCCGTCCGTCCCCGCGAGGTACTTGGTGACCGTGTGGGCCGAGGTGTCGGAACGCTCGAGCTGCGGCCGGTCGGCGGTGACGGCGGCCCCGGGCCCGTACGTCCGGTACTCCGTGAACCGCGCGTCCTTCCAGGAGAAGCCGCTCATGTCCGTCCACGGCGACGACTTGATCGCGGCGGGCAGTTCGGTCTCCCGGAACAGCACCTGGGCGATCGCGTCCGGCTCGCCGCCCGGGTGCCAGGGCCGGCCGAGGTGGTACGTCCCGGCGGGCGCGTCGCTGACGACCTTCGACCGGGTGATGAGGAACCCGTAGGGGTTCTCCTTCCAGGTCGAGGCGGCCGTGATGTAGCCGTTGTTGCTGTCCGAGCCCCGGCTGAGCGCCTTGATCAGGGAACGCTCGATGACGGTGGTGACCCGGCCGTAGATGAAGTCGACATCGCCCTCGATGTACGAGTCGCGGATGTAGACGCGGCTGATGACGTCGAGCTTGGGGCTGTCGGTCATCAGCGTGTCCTGGTTGCCCAGGAAGGCCGTGTTCTCGAAGACGATCCGGTCGCCGGTGGTCTTCATCGCGAGCGCCTGCTCGCCGTTCACCTCGTGCGCGGCCTCGTCGAAGTCGTTGCTGAAGGTGAGGTTGCGGGCGGTCACGTCACTGGCGAGGATCCGCACGGTGGCGCTGCCGTTGGAGCCGCCGTTCGCTGCGGGCGTGTCGAAGACGATGACGGTGTCCGAGCGATCTTGTCCAGTCCCCTGCAGCACCAGGTTCGGCTTGTTCGCGGGGATCAGGACCTTGGCGCGGTAGATGCCGGGCGCGATGCGGATCGTGACGGTGCCGTCGTTGCCGGCGGGCACGGCGTCCACGGCTGCCTGCACGGTCGCGTAGTCGCCGGGGACGTTCAGCACGGTGTTCGTGCCGATGCCCTTCTGCGGGCCGGAGAACCGGGTGACCAGCGCGGGGACGGCGGCGGCCGGGTCGAGCCGGTAGCGGTAGAAGTCCCTCGGGTCGAAGGCCGTGCCCCAGGCCTCCTGCCGTCCGGTGACGTTCTTCAGGATCGACCCGCGCTGAACCAACTCGGCGGTGGCGTCGGCCTGGTAGGGGTGCTGGACACCGTCGTAGTAGCTGTTCTCGATGACCATCCTGGTCCGGCCGCGCGCCCAGTTCCCGTACGTCCACACGGGGTCGCCGTCGGCCACCTGCGCCGAGAGGTAGTTGTTGTAGAGGTGGGCGTAGGCGCAGTTGTCGGCGGAGGGGTTGCGCTGTTTGGTGCCGGTGAACCAGTTGTGGTCGATGGTGATCTCGGTTTGGACATTGGTCGTCCAGCCGATGCCGAGGGCCTTGTTGTGGTTCCTGAACTGGTTGTGGGAGACGGTGACGTACCGGCTGTCCTTGCGGATGTCGAGGAGCCCGTCGCCCATGTGCTCGAAGCGGTTGTGGTCGATCCAGACGTGGTCGACGGTGTCCATCTGGATCGCGTCGAAGTCGGTGGTCTTGCCGTCCCAGTCGCCCTCGACGTAGGAGTCCCGGATCGTCAGATTGCGGATGATGACGTTGCTGGTGCCGGGGTTGAGGTGCAGTTCGCCGTGGACGATTTCGGCACTGTCGCCGACGCCGATGATCGTCTTGTTCGAGGTCACGACGACGTCGGAGCCGAAGGGTTCGACGTCGACGGTCCCCTTGACCCGGATGACGTACGGCTCCTCGGCGGACGCGTACCGCACCAGGGAGGCCTGGTCGGTGACGGTCACGACCTTGCCGCCCGCGCCGCCGGTGGTGCCGCCGTCGAGGGAGGCGAAGCCGTGGGGGCGGTCGCTCCAGCGGGGTGCCGCGCCGTACCCGGCGGTGGCGTCGGCGGCCGTGGCGGGCCCGGCGGCCTCCGCCGGGGTGAACGCGCCGACGACGAACGAGGCGATCAGGGCGGTGACGGCGGCGAGGGCTCTCCCCTTGTGCGGCAAGCGCTTGCTACGGAGGTGCGTCATTGCGGCTCCCAACAGGCGTACGAGGACTGCGGTCAGGCGGTGCCGTCCGGTGCGGCGGTGATCCGGAACTGCGTGAACGTGGCCGCCCCGGCGTGGCCCCCGCCGGTGGGCGCGACCGCGAAGAGGCCGAGCAGGGCGCCGACCCAGCGCCAGGGGGTGGCGGCGAAGACCTGTCCCGAGGGCTGCCACCCCTCCCCCACGTCGAAGGAGAACCGGCAGCGTGCCCCGGCCGAGGTCTCGATCCGCAGCCGGGCCCGCCCCCCGGGCGCCGGACGGGCGTGATCGGCGTCCCGTTCCCGCTCGGCGACGGTCTCGGCGAACCGGTGGACCAGATGCACGCTCCCGTCGGCACCCCGCTGGAGCCCGATCCAGCGGAACGCGTCCCCGAGCACCGCGAGCCCGGCGCGCGCCCCCGGTTCCTCGCTGTCGAGCCTCAGCTCCACCTCGATGACCGCCGGGATCCCCGGCAGCCGCTGTGTGAGCACATTCGCCAGTTTCCGCAGGTCGTGCGCGTGCACGGAGCGCACGCACGTGAGCCGCAGCCCGTCGCCGGAGTGCTGGGTGGCCCAGCCGTCCTGCGGGTTGGCGGTCCACTGCCACTGGCGTCCGAAGCGGCCGCCGGGGAAGTCGTCGTCGGTGGCGGGCGCGGCCGCCGGCTGCGCCGGCAGCGCCGGCTTGCGGTGGACGGCGACGGGGGCGCCGTCGTCGCCGAGCACGGGCCAGCCGTCGGCGCCCCAGCGCATCGGCTGGAGGTGGACGACCCTGCCGTACGCGCCCCGCTGCTGGAAGTGGAGGAACCAGTCCTCGCCGGCCGCCGTGCGCACCCAGCCGCCCTGGTGCGGCCCGTTGACGTCGGTGTCCTTCTGCTCCAGGACGATCCGCTCCTCGTACGGGCCGAAGAAGTCGCGGGAGCGTAAGGCGCCCTGCCAGCCGGTCTCCACTCCCCCGGCGGGGGCGAAGATCCAGTACCAGCCGTCGTGCCGGTAGAGCTTGGGGCCCTCCAGCGTGAACCAGCCGGGGAGCCGGTCCGCGTCGACGATCACCTTGCCCTCGTCGAGCAGACCCGTCCCGTCGGGCCGCATCCGGTGGCCGGTGAGCCGGTTCTTGACGCCGGAGCGGGACTTGGCCCAGGCGTGCACGAGATATGCCTCGCCGGTCTCCTCGTCCCACAGCGGGCACGGGTCGATGAGTCCCTTGCCCTCCTTGACCAGGTGCGGCCGGGTCCAGGGGCCCCTGATCCCGGGGGCGTTGACCTGGAAGACGCCCTGGTCGGGGTCGCCCCAGAAGATCCAGAACCGGTCGTCGAAGTGGCGCAGCGAGGGCGCCCACACCCCGCAGTCGTGGCGCGGTGCCCTGAACTCGGCGGCGGGTTCGAGGTGGTGCAGCGCGTGGCCGACGAGCGTCCAGTTGACCAGGTCCCGGGAGTGGAGCAGGGGAAGGCCCGGGGCCCGGCCGAAGCTGGAGGCCGTCATGTAGAAGTCGTCGGCCACGCGCAGGACATCGGGGTCGGACCAGTCGGCGTCGAGGACGGGGTTGCGGTAGGTGCCGTCGCCCCGGTCGGCGGAGAAGGCGGGTGCGCTCACCGAGGTGGTCACGGGCTCACCGCCTTGCGGACGAGGGCCGCCGCCTCGCCCCGGTCGAGGGTGCCGTCGGCGACGACGGTGACGACCCGGCGTACGGCCGTCCCGCCCGGCTCGATGGGGAGACGGTCGGTGTGGGCGAGGGAGGAGCCGACGCCCGGGTACTCGTCGGCGCGGACGAACCAGGGGTCGCGCCGTGTGGTGTCGGTGGCCCCGGCGAAGACGAGCGTCCAGGTGGCGCCGGCCAGGGCGAGCCAGTCGGCGCGGCTGCCGTGGACCTCGGCCTCGCCCTCCGCCTCGGCGGTGAAGACGCGGGGTGCCTCGGCCTCCTTGCGGGCCCGCCAGAAGAAGCCGCCGTACGCGGCGCCGGGGCGGCCGTTGGTGGCGGGGCTGCCGATCGACACCGGGGCGTCGGTGATGTTGGTGAGGGAGAAGGTGAAGTCCAACGCCCAGGCGGAGTCGGTCAGTTCGGTGGCCGCGACGGTACGGCGCTCGCGCAGCCACTCCCGGCCCGCGGCCACCCAGCGCAGTTCCTCGACGAAACCGTCGGGGTCGCGCAGTTGGAAGGCGGTGTGGCGCTGGGAGCCGTGGTTGTCGAGCTCGGTCGGGCCCTGGTCGCGGACGTAGGTCCGTCCGCCCCAGAAGTTGTGCCCCTCGACGTCGGGAACGGCGACACCGACGCCGAGGTGGTGGAGGTGGTCGGCGGGACTCAGCTCGGTGACCGCCGTACCGGACAGGGTGGTGACGGGATGCAGACAGGGGCGCGGGGAGAGCCGTTCCGGCAGCTCGGGCCGGGTGAGGTAGCGGCCCACCGGGCGGCCCGCGACGCGCAGGATCAGGGAGTCGTCGGTGATCGTCATGTGCTCACCTCTTTCGCCGGTGCTTCGGGGAGCGCCCAGGGGGCGCCGAGTTCGGAGTAGAGGGCGAGGTCGTCGGCGGCGGCCGCGACGAGACCGTCGATGCCGTCGACGACCCGGCGGTCCTCGTCGGGCAGCCGGTGCCAGGCGTCGGCCGGGAGCGCGACCGGGTCCGGGGCGGTGCGGATCGCCTCCACGACCTTCATGAACGCGCCGGTCACCTCCGGCGGGACCAGCAGTTCGGTGCCGTCGACGAGATGGTCGACGAGGTTCTCCAGCAGGTCCGTGCGGCCGTACTCGATCTCCTCCGGACCGTGTCCGGCGCGCTGGACGAGCACCCGGTCCTGCTTGTACCAGAAGGTGATCCGGCCGCTGGTGCCGTGCACGACGTTGTACGGGTCGTCCGGGTCCTCGGCGCACAGCGTGGCGGCGACGGTGATCCGGCCGCCGCCGGTGGTGGTGATCCGGACGCAGGAGGTGTCGTCGGACTCGATGTCGTTGGCGCGCAGCAGCTCGGTCTCGATGCCGGCGACGTCCTCGGCACGGCCCGCGTCGGCGAGGGCCAGGCCGGTGGCGACGGCGTGCGCGAGGGGGTTGGTGAGCGCCCCGTCGAGCACGTCCACACCGTTCATGCGCCGCTTCCCGGCCCAGGGCGCGCGCCGGTAGTACGCCTCGGCGCGGGCCCAGGCACCGGCGCCGCCGATGCCGACGACGTCGCCGATCAGGCCCTCCTCGACCATCCTGCGGATCGCGGGCAGGGCGTGCGAGCCCAGCGACTGGAAGCCGATCTGACAGACCGTCCCGGCCGCCGCGACCCCGTCGGCCATCCGGCGGAACTCGGCGTACGACGGGGCCGGCGGCTTCTCCAGCAGGACGTGGACGCCCCGCTCGGCGGCCGTCAGCGCCAGGTCGGTGTGGGTGGGGATGGGCGTGCAGATCACGGCGATGGCGGCGCCCGTGGAGTCGAGGAGCGCCCCGAAGTCGGCGGACTGCTCGGGCGTGCCGAGGCCGTCGGGGATCTCGTCGGCGCCCAGCGGGGTCAGTTCGCAGATCCCGGCGAGCCGGACGATCCCCTTGTCGGCGAGGCGCCGGATGTTCTCCAGGTGCCAGCGGCCGTGGCCGCGGGCGCCCGCGAGGACGAGCGGAAGCGGGTTCTCGTACGTGGTGGTGGTCATCGGATCCTCCCTGCGCCCGCGCCGCGTGCCACCTCTCGGTCGGCCCTCCCGGCGCTGTCGATCTTTTGGTGCAGGGTAGGCGTCCAGCCCACGTCGGCCGTGAGATCCCGCTCGCTGCCGGAGTTGTAGGCGTTGTGGATGGCCAGGAGATCCACCGGATAGCCGTTGAAGAGGGTGCCCGTCTGGTGCAGGGCGGTGCCGTTCCAGCTCTTGACCAGGTCGGCGACCTCGATGTGGCCGGGGGTGGTGAACGCGTTGTTCTCGGCGTACACGGCGGACTCGGTGGAGACGCCCAGGGAGTAGCGGTAGTCGTGGGCGTCGGCCGGGACGACGTACCGGTTGTTGTAGAGGTGCACCTGTCCGAACCGGACGCGCGGCGCGCGCTGCACGACGTTCTCGAACTGGTTGTGGTGCAGCGTCACCCGCAGCTTGCCCCGGTCGCCGGTGGCCGTGTCGCCGTTGCCGATCAGGATGCCCTTGTCGTGGTCGGCGAAGCGGCTCCAGGAGACGGTGACCAGGTCGGAGGCGTTGGTGATGTCGAGCAGGCCGTCGTGCCGGAGGTAGTTGCGGCCGAAGTACGTCGGCTCGTCCTCGTCCGGGTGCCCCTGGTCGGAGATCGTGACGTGGTCGATCCAGACGTGGCTGGAGCCGCGCACCCAGATGTTGTCGTACGCCGTCTTCCAGTCGCCGAGGCCGCCGGTGTTGGGCTGCCAGAGGGGGAAACAGTCGTAGGCGTCGCGGAGTTCGAGGTCGCGGACGATGACGTTGTCCGCGCCCCTGAGCTGGAGGCTCGCGCCCTTCAGGACGGCACCCTTCAGGCCGACGATGGTGGTGTTGGAGCCGACGGCCAGCTCGACCCGCTCGGCCTGCCGCGCCGCCGACGCCTGGCGGGCCTCCTCCTGGGGGCCGCTGGGCTTGGCGGAACCCCAGGTGCGGGGGTCGTAGGCGGCCAGGTACTTCCGCAGGTCGTAGCCGTCGGTCGCGTAGTCGGCGCAGTCGAGCTTTCCGCCGTCGTCGGACGTGTTGGCGTCGATGGTCCCGGCGATCCGGATGATCTTCGGGGTGGCGCTGCCGCCGTCGAGCGCGCGCACCAGTTCGGCGCGGGTGCGGACGGTGAGGACATGGGCGTCGTCTGCGGTGGAACCCCCCGTGGTACCACCGTCGGCGGCCGCCCAGCCGTCGTCCGTCGCGAGCGTGTCCCGGCTGATGTCCCGGTCGGCGCCCCGGGACTCCGCCCCGGCCGGGGTGGTGAGCGTGGCGCCCAACACCCCCGCGAGGGCGAGGAGTTGCAGACTCCTCCTGCGTCCGCTCATCCCTTCACCGCCCCCGCGCTGAAGCCCGTGATCAGCCACTTCTGGATGAAGGCGAAGACGATGACCACCGGGACGGCGGCGATGATGCCGCCGGCGGCCAGCGCGCCCAGGTCGACGCTGTCGGCGCTGAGCAGGGTGTTGAGGCCGACCGGGATGGTCTGCTTGGCCTGGTTGTTGAGGAACATCAGGGCGAAGAGGAAGTGGTTCCAGGAGTGCACGAAGGCGAAGGAGCCGACGGCGATCAGGCCGGGCCGCAGCAGCGGCAGCACGACCACCCGGAACGCGGTGAAGCGGTTGCAGCCGTCCACCCAGGCCGCTTCCTCCAGCGAGTACGGCACGTTCTTGATGAAGTTGCTGATCAGGATGATCGACAGCGGCAGCTGGAAGACCGTCTCGGCGAGGATGACGCTGCCGAGCGAGTTGATCATCCGCAGCTCGGCGAAGATCTGGAACAGCGGCACGAGGAGCAGTGCGCCCGGCACGAACTGGGAGCACAGCAGCGCCAGCATGAACCCGCGCTTGATCTTGAAGTCGAAGCGGGCGAGGGCGTAGCCGCCGGCCAGGGCGACCAGGGTGGTCATCACCAGGGTGACCACGCCGACCAGCACACTGTTCTGGAAGTAGATGCCGAACGAACGCTCGTTCCACACCTTCTCGAAGTGCTCGAACGTCATCGGCCAGGGCACGAGCGAGGTCGAGCCGGGCTTGCGCAGCGCGAACAGCAGGATCCAGTAGAAGGGGACGAGGGTGAAGACCAGGTAGATCGACAGCGGGAGGTAGATCTGCCAGCGGGGGACCTCGTCCCAGGCGCGGTGGACCTTGCCCGGTCGCTGCGGGGGCTCCTCGGCCGTGGGCGCGGGCCGCGTCGGGGCGACCTTCTCGGCGTCCTTGGTGATCACTTGGACTCGCCTCCGAACTTGCTCAGCCGCAGATAGACCATCGAGCAGAAGAGCAGGATCACGAACGCGACCGTGGTCAGGGCGGACGCGTAGCCGAAGTTGTGGGCGTCGACGGAGGTGTTGGCGATGTACAGCGGGAGCGTCGTCGTCACTCCGGCCGGTCCGCCGCCCGTCAACGTGTAGAGCAGGTCGACGTTGTTGAACTCCCACACCGCGCGCAGCAGCGTGGAGAGGATGATCGCGTCCTTCAGGTGCGGCAGCGTGATGTGCACGAACTGCCGTATGCGGCTGGCGCCGTCGACCTCGGCGGCCTCGTACAGGTCCTTCGAGATGGACTGGAGGTCGGCGAGGATGAGGATCGCGAAGAAGGGGACACCGCGCCACAGGTCGGCGACGATCGCCGCCGAGAAGACGGTGGAGGTGTCGGAGAGCCAGCTGGTGCCGTACTCGCCGATGCCCATGTCCGCGAGGTAGCGGGTGATGCCGGTCTGGGAGTTGTAGAGCAGCACCCAGATCGCGGAGGTCAGCACGCCCGAGACGGCCCAGGGCGAGAAGACCAGCGCGCGGCCGATGGCGCGGCCGACGAACGTCTGGTTGACGATGAGCGCGAGGGCGAGACCGAAGAGCAGCTGCAGCGAGACCTCGACGATCACCCACTTGGCGCTGAAGACGAGGGTGTCCCAGAAGAGGGGGTCCTCGGTGAAGGCGTGGACGAAGTTGTCGAAGCCGGCGAAGCCGTTCCGCCAGGGCTTCGTGGGGTTGTAGTGCTGCAGGCTGTAGTAGAAGACGCTGATGACCGGATAGGCGATGAAGCCCAGCATGAGCAGGGCGGCCGGGGCGATCAGCAGGTACGGCAGCCTGCGCGGGGTCGCGGAGGCACGGCGCGCACTGCTCCGCGCACGGCTCCGCCGGGGCGGCGCGGGCGGCTTCGCCACGGCTGCGGCTTGGGCCATGACTGGGGCTCCGTTTCTGGGTGTGTCGTGGTGCGTTGCGGTGCGTCGTGGTGCGTCGTGGCGCTTTGGGTGCGTCGGGGTGCGTCGTGGTGCAGGAAGCGCTTTCTCGCTGTGCGTGGGTGTGCGGGGCGCGGTTCGGGGTGCGGCTTGTGGTGCGTTGGCGGGTGCGGGTGCGTGGGGGCTGGTCGCGCAGTTCCCCGCGCCCCTACGGGGCGCTCAGCCCGCGTACGGGTCCGGGACCATGCCCGGTCTGGCCAGGAACTCGAAGTCGCAGCCGGTGTCGGCCTGGGTGATCTGGTCGTTGTAGAGCGCGCCGTAGCCGCGTTCGTAGCGGGTGGGCGGTGGCGTCCACTCGGCGCGGCGGCGCTCCAACTCCTCGTCGTCCACGTTGAGTCGAAGTGTGCGCGCCTCGACGTCGAGGGTGATCGAGTCACCGGTGCGGACGAGGGCGAGGGGGCCGCCGATGTACGACTCCGGCGCGATGTGCAGGACGCAGGCGCCGTAGCTCGTGCCGCTCATCCGGGCGTCGGAGATCCGCACCATGTCCCGGACGCCCTGCTTCAGCAGGTGGTCGGGGATGGGCAGCATCCCGTACTCGGGCATGCCCGGCCCGCCCTTGGGGCCGGAGTTGCGCAGCACCAGCACGCTGTCGGCGGTGATGCCGAGGGACGGGTCGTTGATCGTCCGCTGCATGGTCCGGTAGTCGTCGAAGACGACCGCGGGGCCGGTGTGCTTCAGCAGGTGCGGCTCGGCCGAGATGTGCTTGATGACCGCGCCGTCCGGGCAGAGGTTGCCGCGCAAGACGGCGACCCCGCCCTCGGTGGCGACCGGGTTGTCCCGGGTCCGGATCACGTCGTCGTTGTGGACGAGCGCGCCGTCGAGCTGTTCGCGCATCGTGTCGTACGAGACGGTCGGCCGGTCCAGGTGCAGCAGGTCGGTGATCCGGGACAGGAACCCGGGGAGGCCACCGGCGAAGTGGAAGTCCTCCATCAGGTACGTCCGGCCGCCGGGCCGGACGTTGGCGAGCACCGGGACCGTACGGGCGACGCGGTCGAAGTCGTCGAGGGTGAGCTTGACGCCCGCGCGGCCGGCCATCGCGATGAGGTGGATGACCGCGTTGGTGGAGCCGCCGAGTCCGAGGACGGTGGTGACGGCGTCCTCGAAGGCGTCGGCGGTGAGGATGTCGCTCAACTTCCGGTCCCTGCGGACCAGTTCGACGATACGGAGACCGGCGGCGGCCGCCATGCGGTCATGGCCCGAGTCGACGGCCGGGATGCTGGACGCGCCCGGGACGGTGACCCCGAGGGCCTCGGCGGCGGCGGTCAGCGTGGACGCCGTCCCCATGGTCATGCAGTGGCCCGGCGAACGCGCGAGACCGGACTCCAGCTCGGTCATCTCGCAGTCGCCGATGAGCCCGGCGCGCTTGTCGTCCCAGTACTTCCACATGTCGGTGCCGGAGCCGAGGACCTCGTTGCGCCAGTGCCCCGGCAGCATGGGCCCGGCGGGCACGAACACGGCCGGCAGGTCGACGGAGGCCGCGCCCATGAGCAGCGCGGGCGTCGACTTGTCGCAGCCGCCCATCAGCACGGCCCCGTCGACGGGGTACGAGCGCAGCAGCTCCTCGGTCTCCATCGCGAGCATGTTGCGGTAGAGCATGGGGGTCGGCTTCTGGAAGGTCTCGGAGAGGGTCGAGACCGGGAACTCCAGCGGGAAGCCTCCGGCCTGCCACACCCCTCGCTTGACCGCCTGCGCGCGATCCCGGAGGTGCACATGACAGGGGTTGATGTCCGACCAGGTGTTGAGGATCGCGATGACCGGCTTGCCGAGGTGCTCCTCGGGGAGGTAGCCGAGCTGGCGGGTGCGGGCCCGATGGCTGAAGGAACGCAGGCCGTCGGTGCCGTACCACTGGTGGCTGCGGAGTTCTTCGGGCTTCTTCACACGGAGCTCTTCGGGCTGCGTCGTACGCGGCTCTTCGGGGTGCGTCATGTCGGTCGGCTCGTTCATATCGACCATCCGGCGGCGATGGCCGCGACCTCGGCGCGTTCGTCC
This genomic stretch from Streptomyces deccanensis harbors:
- a CDS encoding rhamnogalacturonan acetylesterase — encoded protein: MSLTRRQVSTAALAALPLAVAATGPASAAAASGGPRRQRTLYIAGDSTAAQKYADAAPETGWGMALPFFLGKGIAVSNHAVNGRSSKSFIDEGRLDVILGAIRPGDFLVIQFGHNDSKIADPTRYTEPWTTYQDHLRQYIDGARARGARPVLATSVERRKFDASGNAVPTHGDYPAAALALAAEEGVAVLDIQALSIALWQQLGVEETKKYFNWTATEQDNTHFNPPGAIAVARLVAGELLRRRVLARRDVRRLDEEVPDSWISWPEA
- a CDS encoding ABC transporter substrate-binding protein produces the protein MKISIRRSRRAAVAVALGSVLALTATACGDDGSGAGGDKGSEGSGKGKVLFWDNNGGVRTEIWKEIIADFEKANPDIKVEYVGIAATEYQSKVDTAIQGGGLPDVGGVGAAMAAGFAAQGALEPLDNRLSKSSLSGKLNEAMVESLKSAGGGDALYSIPTSANNGVLYYRTDLFKAAGLADPTDWDKFYEAAEKLTDKDKNKFGYTIRGGAGSIAQALDAMYGQSGITSFWDASGEKTTVNDPKNVEALEKYVGLYKKVTPAADLNNDFTKMVAQFDSGTIGMLNHNLGSYQDHVKAFGDKFRGIPQPTGPGGKRVQVSNPVDGLGMFKSSKNKEAAWKFIEFATSHEENSKFNKSAGQVPSNNDAAKDAWISEAEPTKLAAAALSDGSTTIVQLPYYLPDWNTISKADNEPAFQKVMDGQSTAKEFLDSLAEQLNTAQAEWNEQKKG
- a CDS encoding pectinesterase family protein → MTHLRSKRLPHKGRALAAVTALIASFVVGAFTPAEAAGPATAADATAGYGAAPRWSDRPHGFASLDGGTTGGAGGKVVTVTDQASLVRYASAEEPYVIRVKGTVDVEPFGSDVVVTSNKTIIGVGDSAEIVHGELHLNPGTSNVIIRNLTIRDSYVEGDWDGKTTDFDAIQMDTVDHVWIDHNRFEHMGDGLLDIRKDSRYVTVSHNQFRNHNKALGIGWTTNVQTEITIDHNWFTGTKQRNPSADNCAYAHLYNNYLSAQVADGDPVWTYGNWARGRTRMVIENSYYDGVQHPYQADATAELVQRGSILKNVTGRQEAWGTAFDPRDFYRYRLDPAAAVPALVTRFSGPQKGIGTNTVLNVPGDYATVQAAVDAVPAGNDGTVTIRIAPGIYRAKVLIPANKPNLVLQGTGQDRSDTVIVFDTPAANGGSNGSATVRILASDVTARNLTFSNDFDEAAHEVNGEQALAMKTTGDRIVFENTAFLGNQDTLMTDSPKLDVISRVYIRDSYIEGDVDFIYGRVTTVIERSLIKALSRGSDSNNGYITAASTWKENPYGFLITRSKVVSDAPAGTYHLGRPWHPGGEPDAIAQVLFRETELPAAIKSSPWTDMSGFSWKDARFTEYRTYGPGAAVTADRPQLERSDTSAHTVTKYLAGTDGWAPHRGRAGH
- a CDS encoding glycoside hydrolase 43 family protein, which translates into the protein MTTSVSAPAFSADRGDGTYRNPVLDADWSDPDVLRVADDFYMTASSFGRAPGLPLLHSRDLVNWTLVGHALHHLEPAAEFRAPRHDCGVWAPSLRHFDDRFWIFWGDPDQGVFQVNAPGIRGPWTRPHLVKEGKGLIDPCPLWDEETGEAYLVHAWAKSRSGVKNRLTGHRMRPDGTGLLDEGKVIVDADRLPGWFTLEGPKLYRHDGWYWIFAPAGGVETGWQGALRSRDFFGPYEERIVLEQKDTDVNGPHQGGWVRTAAGEDWFLHFQQRGAYGRVVHLQPMRWGADGWPVLGDDGAPVAVHRKPALPAQPAAAPATDDDFPGGRFGRQWQWTANPQDGWATQHSGDGLRLTCVRSVHAHDLRKLANVLTQRLPGIPAVIEVELRLDSEEPGARAGLAVLGDAFRWIGLQRGADGSVHLVHRFAETVAERERDADHARPAPGGRARLRIETSAGARCRFSFDVGEGWQPSGQVFAATPWRWVGALLGLFAVAPTGGGHAGAATFTQFRITAAPDGTA